Below is a window of Gemmatimonadota bacterium DNA.
CTTCTTAATCCCACTATTAAATTACATAGAAGACATATGAAAAATACCCCTCAAAAGGAGGTTATCGCCTCCGAGCTCGACGCTGAAATATCTCAACGAGAGATAGCAAATCCTCGCGATCTTCGGGTGTATCTAAAAGACCTTCTCGCAAAAGCAGAAGAAAGCCCTCTTTCATGCCCGGATGCTTTCTATCGGCTTCGAGCAGCTCTGCGGCGAGCGCATATATTTCGGCGTTAAAATCTAAGTTCTGGTCGTCTTCTTTGCCATCCGCGTCTGTGCCATCCTCTGCTACTCTATCATCTACACCATCCAGAATAAATGGGACCGAAACCCCAAATAGTCTCGACAATCGCACTATATTTGTGGCAGACGGTTCTGTTTCGTCTTGTTCCCATTTCGATAGCTGAATACTCAGGATACTGAGGCGATCAGCC
It encodes the following:
- a CDS encoding helix-turn-helix transcriptional regulator — encoded protein: MENHGSNIRKIRNRRGIKSYQLAEKLGWSRTKMSLIESGERRLYFLDAERIAEALGVSIRELSSGVMICDMTFGGRIRQLRIDKGWSQDDVADRLSILSIQLSKWEQDETEPSATNIVRLSRLFGVSVPFILDGVDDRVAEDGTDADGKEDDQNLDFNAEIYALAAELLEADRKHPGMKEGFLLLLREGLLDTPEDREDLLSLVEIFQRRARRR